From Deltaproteobacteria bacterium:
GCAGGTACCTGGGCCACCTGGCGCCCGCGATGCTCCCCTTCGTCAAACTGGAGGTCGGTCAGGCCAGGGTCGTTCCCTGCGTCGCCCGGCCGCTGGGCTCCTTCGTCCACACCTACCTGGAGACGAAGGGCCAGCTCGGGGCGTTCTCCGACAACCGCCCCGGGTCGGTCAGGTGCGTGCACCCCGTGGTGACCCTCTTCGAGAAGCTCGACGCGCTGATGCGACGCTACCCCAGAGAGGTGATGGAGCCGGACACCTTCGTTCGCCATTACGAGGACGCCGCGCAGATCGTCCGGTCCATCGATGGGCTGCCCGATCCCGGGCGGACGCCGGCCGAGCTCATGCAGGAGATGATCGAGAGCGGGGACCTCCAGAGGGCGCCGACCCCCGAGGAGCCCTCTCTCGTCCTCGAGGATCCGGAGAAGCGCCGGAAGATCGCGCAGGCCTACGTGCGGATCTCACCCATGTACTGGGGGCCGCGGATGGGACTCGAGGAGGCCTGCGAGGTCATCCGGGGTTGGCTGGGAGGCTGAACCAAAAGGAAAGGGCCCGCTCCCGGGAGGGAGGGGCCCTTTTTGGCGAGGCGTACCGGACTTGAACCGGTGACCTCCGGCGTGACAGGCCGGCGTTCTAACCAACTGAACTAACGCCCCGTATTCGGAAATCTGTATTGGGCGGAACTGGGTTCGAACCAGTGACCCTCGGTGTGTAAGACCGATGCTCTACCGCTGAGCTACCCGCCCGAGGCGGGCGAGAGCGAGTATTTAGTCGGGGGCCCCCTGGGGTGTCAAGCCTTCCTTTCACCGATTCGTCAGGGCCTCCCGAATGCCTTCCCCGGGGGGCTTTTGGCGGATATCCTCACGAATTCATGGGAAACGAGCAAGGCGCCTCCATTCTGGGCATCCGTTCGGCCTCGCTGGACGAGGGCGCCCTCGAGGCCCTGCTGACCGCCGACGGGCACGAGGTGCGCTGGTGCAGCCTGGACGAGGCCCTCCGGCGCCTGGGGCAGGAGCCCCTGCCGGACCTGGTGATCGGCTACCACGACGACGAGACCCAGGAGATGGAGCGCCTCTTCGTGCACCTGCGCGAGGGGAGGCACCAGGATCGCTTCGTCCCCTGCCTGGTCCTCTGCCCCAAGGGGAAGACCCGGGCCCGGGTGCAGGCCCTCCAGGCCGGCGCCGACGAGTGCATGGACCGGGAGGGTGAGCCCTCGGAGATGATCGCCCGCATCGGCGCGCTGCTGCGGATCAAGTCCATCCAGGACCGGATGGCGAAGTCCCGGCGCGAGCTGCAGCGCCGGGTCGCCACCGATCGGGTCACGGGCCTGCTCAACCGCGCCAACTTCGAGGTGCGCTGCAGCCAGGAGCTGGAGCGGGCCCGCCGCTACCAGGAGCCCCTGGCCCTGCTGGTGGTCGACCTCGACGGCTTCCGGGAGTTCAACCGGCAGGAGGGGGAGGGGATGGGAAACTCCGTCCTCACCGAGACCGGGCAGATCCTCGAGGAGGTGGTGCGCGAGGTCGATCTGGTGGGGCGCCTCTCGGCGGACACCTTCGGCGTCGTCCTGCCCAACACCCACGTCACCGGCGCGGTCACCGCCGCCGAGCGCGTCTGGCGCGCGGTGGGCGGGCGGACCTTCGTCCACGAGGCGCGGACCGCGAGAATGACCTGCTCGGTGGGCATCGCCTTCTTCCCGGCGCGGGGGGTGCGGGTGCCCGAGGACCTGCTGCGCCGCGGCCGCGAGGCCCTCTACCGGGCCAAGCAGGAGGGCCGGAACCGGATCTGCCTCTACCAGGCCGCCCACTACCTCTACGAGCCGGGCGAGGCCCAGGACGAGAGCGAAGTCGAGCCGAACCATGGCGGCGCCTGAAGCCCCTCCTCACCAGATCTGCCTGGTGGTGGACGACAGCCTGACCGTCCGGCGGGGCCTGAAGCTGGCCCTGCAGAAGGCCGGCCTCTTCGGGGAGGTGCTGGAGGCGGACGACGGGGACACCGCCCTCACTCTCGTCGAGGAGCGGCACGTGCGGGGCCTGCCGGGGGTGGACCTGGTCCTGGCCGATCTGGTCATGCCCCGGATGGACGGCTTCGAGTTCCTGGCGGCCTTCAAGCGGGATCCCGGCCGCGCCATGATCCCGGTGATCGTGCTGACCGGCCAGGAGTCGACCAAGAAGAAGGTCCGCGCCCTCGACGCCGGCGCCGCCGACTACCTGGTGAAGCCCTTCGACAACGCCGAGCTGATCGCGCGGGTGAGGGTGCACCTGAAGGTGAAGAACCTGCAGGACGAGCTGCGCGAGCTGAACAAGCGCCTCCAGGCCCTCTCGACCGTCGACGCGGTGACGGGGCTGCCGAACCGCCCGGCCTTCCTCGAGACCCTCGACCGCGAGCTGGCCCGGGCCCGCCGCCACGGCACGAAGGTGGCGCTGCTCACCATCGAGATCGATCACCTCTGGTCCTTCGCGGCGGCGCACGGGAAGGAGCTGGCCGACCAGGCCCTGGCCGAGCTGGCGGCGCTGCTGAAGGAGACCCTGCGCAAGACCGACTCCCTGGGTCGTTACTCGGGCACCGAGCTGGTCGCCCTCCTCCCGGAGACCGCCCGGGTCGAGGCCGCCGCGGTGGGCGAGAAGCTCCGCGCGGTGGTCGCCGCCCGGCCCGGAGCGGCCGAGCCCCACCTCACCCTGAGCGTCGGCGTCGCCTGCTACCCGGATCAGCAGGTGGGCGATCCCCGGACCCTCCTGCGGGCCTCCGAGCTGGCCCTGCAGCAGTCCCGTCAGCTGGGCCGCAACCGGGTGGCCATGTGGATGGGTGAGCTCGGCATCCCGGCCTCGGTGGCCGTCCAGGTCTAGGCATGAGGGACCGGCTCCGCCTCGGCGCGCTCGCCTGCCTCGCCACCCTGGTGGTCACGCCGGGCGCCCGGGCCGCCCTGCGCGAGGACATCGCCGCCGACGTCGCCCGCACGGCGGTGCACCAGGGCCTCCTTCGCCAGGGGACGCAGACCGCGGCCGATCACGGCGACCTCGACGGCGACGGCCGCCACGAGGGGGTGGTGGCCTACAAGATCCGCACCCCCGACCGGACGCTGTGGGGAGTGCTGGTGATCTACCAGAGCTTCGAGGCGGTCTACCGCGAGCGCAGCATCGTGGCCTGGAAGGGGGCCTGGCCCGAGACCCTGGGCGTCGCCATGGAGCGGCTGGAGGTCGGCTTACGCGCGGGCGAGGGCGAGGAGGCCCGCGGCGGCCAGGAGGTCCTGCGCTGGGAGAAGGATCTCGACTGGCAGCGCGAGCGCGATGGGAGGCTGCGGGACGTGAAGCCCTGGGCGAGCTCGACCCTCGACGGGCGCAAGAGCCGCGGGGGCAAGACCAGCGCCGAGCACCTGGTGGACGACCGGATGGACACCGGCTGGGCCGAGAGCGCCCTGGGCACCGGCATCTCGGAGCGGGTGCGCCTCTCCTTCACCGGGCCGGTGGACCTGGCCCTGCTGGGCCTGGCCGGGGGTAACGGCGCCTCGGACGAGGCCTTCGAGCTCTCCAACCGGGTGGGGCGCTTCGAGCTGCGGGTGCTCACGGCCTCCGACGAGGGCGACCCCGCCGCGGGCATCGACTACACGGCCATGGGCCTGGCCTTCAGCGGGCAGAAGGAGCACTTCGACCTGCGGGACGAGCCCGGGATGGTCTTCCTGCCGGTGGACGTCACCGAGGTGAAGCACCTGGAGCTGAAGATCGAGTCGGTCTTCCTCGGGGACAAGTTCGACGACTGCTGGATCTCCGAGCTCGTGCCGGTGCGGCAGAGGCCCACCCCGGCGCTCGAGCTCCTGAACCCGCCGAAGCCGCCGCCCCCGCTGACGGGCTCGGGCCCCGGCTAGTTCGCGTCCTCGGTCCAGACCTTCACGCCGCGGACCCCGCCGTCGTAGAAGGCCACCGCCAGGCGGCCGTCGGGCAGGAGGGTGGCGGCGAGGTAGCTGGCCATGGCCCCGCGGGTGCCGAAGTTGCGCAGGGTCCAGCCCTCGTCGCCGGCGCCCGCCGGGCGGGTGAGGAGGCGCAGGCGGGCGTCGGCCATGCCCACCCCGGGGAGGTGCTCGTGAGGCAGGTGGAGGGCCCCCTTGGCGGTCCCGACGAGGGCCATGGTGTTGGCGCTGCCCACCAGGTGCTGGTGCTTCCACCCCTCGCCTCCCTCGGCCCGGGTGGCCAGGATCAGCCGCCGGTTGCGCAGGGTGAGGTAGGCGATCTGCGGGTGCCCCTTCGCGTCGAGGACCAGGCCGCTCTTCCAGCCCGCGTTCGCCGGCGTGACCAGGGTCTCGCTCTGCCACGCCTCGGCCCCCGGGGCGAGGGTGGCGTAGCGCAGCTGGGAGTCGAAGACGGTCCAGTTCGCGTAGGAGGCGTGGAGGGTGCCGTCGGGCCCCTGCAGGAAGCCCACCTCGATCGAGTGCGAGCCGCCGGCCTTCTCGTCGACGGTGCGCCGCTTCCAGTGCTGGTGCTCGCCGGGGGCGCCCGCGGGGCGGGCGAGGTGGATGAGCTTCTCCTTCGCCGTGTAGTAGAGGGCGTGCACGGTGCCGTCCGGAAGGGCGCGCAGCTGGGAGGCCATGCCGACCTCCTCGCCGTCGTCCACCACCTCGAAGAGCCAGTCGGGGTGGCCCTGGAAGGGGCGCCGCCGATCGTCGGAGTCGATCTTCTCGGCCCCGACCCGCGTCGCGTAGTAGAGCCGGCTCTTGTCCTGGTTGTAGTAGAGCAGGTGCGGGCGGCCGCTCCCGTCCACGGCGATCGAGGGGTACTTGCCCACC
This genomic window contains:
- a CDS encoding diguanylate cyclase, which codes for MGNEQGASILGIRSASLDEGALEALLTADGHEVRWCSLDEALRRLGQEPLPDLVIGYHDDETQEMERLFVHLREGRHQDRFVPCLVLCPKGKTRARVQALQAGADECMDREGEPSEMIARIGALLRIKSIQDRMAKSRRELQRRVATDRVTGLLNRANFEVRCSQELERARRYQEPLALLVVDLDGFREFNRQEGEGMGNSVLTETGQILEEVVREVDLVGRLSADTFGVVLPNTHVTGAVTAAERVWRAVGGRTFVHEARTARMTCSVGIAFFPARGVRVPEDLLRRGREALYRAKQEGRNRICLYQAAHYLYEPGEAQDESEVEPNHGGA
- a CDS encoding nucleotidyl transferase AbiEii/AbiGii toxin family protein, which produces MTFVHQDPEFDRLLRIVAQDREIDVALVEKDYWVTHSLWALHQTGLDLWFKGGTSLSKGFGLIQRFSEDLDLMIEPGSVPGMPRPGSVKNKKMAAVERRHAYFDALVGAMVIPDVQVERDRSRLDEQARGAEYLARYPGRYLGHLAPAMLPFVKLEVGQARVVPCVARPLGSFVHTYLETKGQLGAFSDNRPGSVRCVHPVVTLFEKLDALMRRYPREVMEPDTFVRHYEDAAQIVRSIDGLPDPGRTPAELMQEMIESGDLQRAPTPEEPSLVLEDPEKRRKIAQAYVRISPMYWGPRMGLEEACEVIRGWLGG
- a CDS encoding diguanylate cyclase; this translates as MAAPEAPPHQICLVVDDSLTVRRGLKLALQKAGLFGEVLEADDGDTALTLVEERHVRGLPGVDLVLADLVMPRMDGFEFLAAFKRDPGRAMIPVIVLTGQESTKKKVRALDAGAADYLVKPFDNAELIARVRVHLKVKNLQDELRELNKRLQALSTVDAVTGLPNRPAFLETLDRELARARRHGTKVALLTIEIDHLWSFAAAHGKELADQALAELAALLKETLRKTDSLGRYSGTELVALLPETARVEAAAVGEKLRAVVAARPGAAEPHLTLSVGVACYPDQQVGDPRTLLRASELALQQSRQLGRNRVAMWMGELGIPASVAVQV